A genome region from Paralichthys olivaceus isolate ysfri-2021 chromosome 6, ASM2471397v2, whole genome shotgun sequence includes the following:
- the LOC138410500 gene encoding tumor necrosis factor receptor superfamily member 14-like isoform X3 has protein sequence MNLRRKHLEAASLLILLIKVFCVNTLTCHPTEYLIGSRCCSFCPPGNRVETHCTEFRSTSCLPCEKDTFMNHPTTDAKCFPCTCGPDSGLKINTSCTATTDSVCEPLEGFYCTDRTRNNCAAAKKHTQCKPGQFIKQRGTALTDSECSDCSNGTFSDGTRTSCQAHTQCESPILQLKRPGTTSTDAKCEYTSLNVPVGIIASVVLFFFVLSAIAFVCWKRKICRSGKKEIPQRETQLEEKL, from the exons ATGAATTTGagaagaaaacatttggaaGCTGCATCTTTGTTG ATACTTTTGATCAAAGTCTTCTGTGTGAATACTCTGACTTGTCATCCAACTGAGTATCTGATAGGGAGCAGATGCTGTTCTTTCTGTCCACCTG gAAATCGTGTTGAAACACACTGCACAGAGTTTAGGAGCACTTCCTGTCTGCCCTGTGAGAAGGACACCTTCATGAATCATCCCACTACAGATGCAAAGTGTTTTCCCTGCACCTGTGGTCCAG ATTCTGGTCTGAAGATAAACACTTCAtgcacagcaacaacagatTCAGTTTGTGAACCTCTGGAAGGATTCTACTGTACAGACCGCACAAGGAAcaactgtgcagcagcaaagaaacacacacaatgtaaaccAGGGCAGTTCATCAAACAGAGAG gaACAGCCCTCACAGACTCTGAATGCTCTGACTGCAGTAACGGAACATTTTCTGATGGGACCCGTACATCttgtcaagcacacacaca ATGTGAATCACCAATCCTTCAGCTGAAGCGACCAGGAACAACTTCAACTGATGCTAAATGTGAATATACCAGTTTAAATGTCCCAGTGGGAATCATCGCTtcagtggttttgtttttttttgttttatctgccATCGCCTTCGTTTGCTGGAAGAGGAAAATATGTCGTTCAGG aaaaaaagaaatcccacAGAG
- the LOC138410500 gene encoding tumor necrosis factor receptor superfamily member 14-like isoform X2, whose translation MNLRRKHLEAASLLILLIKVFCVNTLTCHPTEYLIGSRCCSFCPPGNRVETHCTEFRSTSCLPCEKDTFMNHPTTDAKCFPCTCGPDSGLKINTSCTATTDSVCEPLEGFYCTDRTRNNCAAAKKHTQCKPGQFIKQRGTALTDSECSDCSNGTFSDGTRTSCQAHTQCESPILQLKRPGTTSTDAKCEYTSLNVPVGIIASVVLFFFVLSAIAFVCWKRKICRSGKKRNPTEGNTAEGEMLNMMERT comes from the exons ATGAATTTGagaagaaaacatttggaaGCTGCATCTTTGTTG ATACTTTTGATCAAAGTCTTCTGTGTGAATACTCTGACTTGTCATCCAACTGAGTATCTGATAGGGAGCAGATGCTGTTCTTTCTGTCCACCTG gAAATCGTGTTGAAACACACTGCACAGAGTTTAGGAGCACTTCCTGTCTGCCCTGTGAGAAGGACACCTTCATGAATCATCCCACTACAGATGCAAAGTGTTTTCCCTGCACCTGTGGTCCAG ATTCTGGTCTGAAGATAAACACTTCAtgcacagcaacaacagatTCAGTTTGTGAACCTCTGGAAGGATTCTACTGTACAGACCGCACAAGGAAcaactgtgcagcagcaaagaaacacacacaatgtaaaccAGGGCAGTTCATCAAACAGAGAG gaACAGCCCTCACAGACTCTGAATGCTCTGACTGCAGTAACGGAACATTTTCTGATGGGACCCGTACATCttgtcaagcacacacaca ATGTGAATCACCAATCCTTCAGCTGAAGCGACCAGGAACAACTTCAACTGATGCTAAATGTGAATATACCAGTTTAAATGTCCCAGTGGGAATCATCGCTtcagtggttttgtttttttttgttttatctgccATCGCCTTCGTTTGCTGGAAGAGGAAAATATGTCGTTCAG gaaaaaaaagaaatcccacAGAG GGAAACACAGCTGAAGGAGAAATGTTGAATATGATGGAGAGAACATAa
- the LOC138410500 gene encoding tumor necrosis factor receptor superfamily member 14-like isoform X1, translated as MNLRRKHLEAASLLILLIKVFCVNTLTCHPTEYLIGSRCCSFCPPGNRVETHCTEFRSTSCLPCEKDTFMNHPTTDAKCFPCTCGPDSGLKINTSCTATTDSVCEPLEGFYCTDRTRNNCAAAKKHTQCKPGQFIKQRGTALTDSECSDCSNGTFSDGTRTSCQAHTQCESPILQLKRPGTTSTDAKCEYTSLNVPVGIIASVVLFFFVLSAIAFVCWKRKICRSGKKRNPTEKGNTAEGEMLNMMERT; from the exons ATGAATTTGagaagaaaacatttggaaGCTGCATCTTTGTTG ATACTTTTGATCAAAGTCTTCTGTGTGAATACTCTGACTTGTCATCCAACTGAGTATCTGATAGGGAGCAGATGCTGTTCTTTCTGTCCACCTG gAAATCGTGTTGAAACACACTGCACAGAGTTTAGGAGCACTTCCTGTCTGCCCTGTGAGAAGGACACCTTCATGAATCATCCCACTACAGATGCAAAGTGTTTTCCCTGCACCTGTGGTCCAG ATTCTGGTCTGAAGATAAACACTTCAtgcacagcaacaacagatTCAGTTTGTGAACCTCTGGAAGGATTCTACTGTACAGACCGCACAAGGAAcaactgtgcagcagcaaagaaacacacacaatgtaaaccAGGGCAGTTCATCAAACAGAGAG gaACAGCCCTCACAGACTCTGAATGCTCTGACTGCAGTAACGGAACATTTTCTGATGGGACCCGTACATCttgtcaagcacacacaca ATGTGAATCACCAATCCTTCAGCTGAAGCGACCAGGAACAACTTCAACTGATGCTAAATGTGAATATACCAGTTTAAATGTCCCAGTGGGAATCATCGCTtcagtggttttgtttttttttgttttatctgccATCGCCTTCGTTTGCTGGAAGAGGAAAATATGTCGTTCAG gaaaaaaaagaaatcccacAGAG AAGGGAAACACAGCTGAAGGAGAAATGTTGAATATGATGGAGAGAACATAa